The following are encoded together in the Thermosipho japonicus genome:
- a CDS encoding phosphatase PAP2 family protein, with amino-acid sequence MKKLFLFVLLFFQVLSFSFNILDETRKDIKAIQFDINEPLLFSTTFLIDGKVKGLELSKFDNFCFETINNLGEKDFLILTALVAGITYFDDPVLSYTILESTVFTSVITYALKISIGRGRPYAYDNPFVFKPFSFENKNFSFPSGHSSFAWALFTPLAERYNKVLYVFPFLFSMSRVVGNYHWLSDVIFGAFIGYTISKCFYYN; translated from the coding sequence ATGAAAAAGTTGTTTTTATTTGTTCTACTGTTTTTTCAAGTTCTTTCTTTTTCATTTAATATTTTAGATGAAACACGAAAAGACATAAAAGCGATACAGTTTGATATTAACGAACCATTGCTTTTTTCAACTACATTCTTGATTGATGGAAAAGTTAAAGGATTAGAGCTTTCTAAGTTTGATAATTTTTGTTTTGAAACAATTAACAATTTAGGTGAGAAAGATTTTTTAATTTTAACTGCGCTTGTTGCAGGAATTACTTATTTTGATGATCCTGTACTTTCATATACTATACTTGAAAGTACTGTTTTTACTTCGGTGATAACGTATGCTTTGAAAATTTCAATTGGCAGAGGAAGACCTTATGCATATGACAACCCTTTTGTTTTTAAGCCTTTTTCTTTTGAAAATAAAAATTTTTCCTTCCCTTCTGGACATAGTTCATTTGCCTGGGCCCTATTTACTCCACTAGCTGAAAGGTATAACAAAGTACTATATGTTTTTCCCTTTTTATTTTCAATGTCAAGGGTTGTAGGAAATTATCACTGGCTTAGCGATGTCATTTTTGGAGCATTTATTGGTTATACTATTTCAAAATGCTTTTATTATAATTAA
- a CDS encoding PadR family transcriptional regulator codes for MGRFRKTFIEPFVLLIIAQSPLHGYEIANKLLEFGIELTGLGQMGNLYRILSKLEEEGLLRFEWDNTNQGPSKKVYYITPEGLEYLKRSVEELEKINNTISRFIIEAKKLI; via the coding sequence ATGGGACGTTTCAGGAAAACATTTATTGAACCATTTGTTTTGTTAATAATAGCACAAAGTCCATTGCATGGATATGAAATAGCAAATAAACTTTTAGAATTTGGTATAGAACTTACAGGTCTTGGACAGATGGGAAATCTTTATAGAATCCTTTCAAAGCTTGAAGAAGAAGGTCTTTTGAGATTTGAATGGGATAATACAAATCAGGGACCTTCTAAAAAAGTTTATTATATTACACCAGAAGGACTTGAGTACTTAAAAAGAAGTGTGGAAGAACTTGAAAAAATAAATAATACTATATCCAGATTTATTATTGAAGCTAAGAAGTTAATCTAA
- a CDS encoding MBL fold metallo-hydrolase: MCNDTSRDGFFKEHGLSILINDRILFDTGQTDVFIKNGEKLGINFSKIEKVIISHGHYDHIGGLIFLQNVANPEVFIHKKALVERYSDSKIAGVSYDWNKIELKVNFVDSDISTDEVRIITNIKMREDIIDEKFRLSDGRKDFFEDEINIVIENFLFTGCAHRGIENIVEQVIKRYNIEYVVGGFHLVNASSERVRKITELFEKYDLKVIPLHCTGENAIKFMKDSLKDKCIILNSGDEWRR; this comes from the coding sequence TTGTGTAATGATACTTCTAGAGATGGTTTTTTTAAAGAACATGGACTTTCTATTTTGATAAATGATAGAATATTGTTTGATACGGGACAAACAGATGTATTTATAAAAAACGGAGAAAAGCTTGGAATTAATTTTTCTAAGATTGAAAAAGTTATAATTTCACATGGGCATTATGATCATATTGGTGGATTGATTTTTTTACAAAATGTAGCAAATCCTGAGGTGTTTATTCACAAAAAAGCGTTGGTTGAAAGATATAGTGATAGTAAAATTGCAGGAGTATCATATGATTGGAACAAAATTGAACTAAAAGTAAACTTTGTAGATAGTGATATTTCAACTGACGAAGTTAGAATAATAACAAATATTAAAATGAGAGAAGATATTATTGATGAGAAATTTAGGTTATCAGATGGAAGAAAGGATTTTTTTGAAGATGAAATAAACATAGTAATTGAGAATTTTTTGTTTACTGGTTGTGCGCATAGGGGGATTGAAAATATTGTAGAGCAAGTGATAAAAAGGTATAATATAGAATATGTAGTAGGAGGATTCCATTTAGTTAATGCCTCAAGTGAAAGAGTAAGAAAAATTACTGAACTTTTTGAAAAATATGATTTAAAAGTGATACCTCTCCATTGTACTGGTGAAAATGCAATAAAATTTATGAAAGATAGCTTGAAAGATAAGTGTATTATTTTAAATTCTGGTGATGAATGGAGGAGATAA
- a CDS encoding beta-N-acetylhexosaminidase, with protein sequence MILIPAPKKLKINQGEFNFPNKLFISIPTKSLLASAKMLKKELENIGIEAFISLHNGEKTVIESKINRSKVKKHSGYILTISNKNIEITANNVAGIHYAFMTLIQIIKNFGLKIPQLDIFDFPSIKNRGYLLDISRDKVPKLETLFYIVDLLSQLKFNQLQLYVEHTFSYQNHEKVWKDYSPLSGEDIILLDNYCKERFIELIPNQASFGHMEKWLIHNEYSYLAETFEFDTPWEEHYNTPFSLSPVIEDSIKFLDNLYKELLPHFSSKYFNINADETFDLCQGKSKKLCEKVGKGKVYLDFILKIYNLLKKYNKKMMMWADIIKNYPELVNEIPNDITFLIWGYEKNHPFEDECKLFKNRKFYVCPGTSSWNSLVGRLENSILNIKNAAKNAVKFKASGLLLTDWGDNGHWQHFPISFPAIFYSAGVFWGFEENKDVNIENAISLYFEKEVADILTAIGNAYKLTGIDFPNSALFALVYIYPDKINKEFLEKISIENLILTKQFLEEQLQKASKINDSLIKEEIKNNIEVSILATELLISTKKANVSSISKLPSVTKEEFSIRLEKLIENYKKIWLSRNRSGGLKFSIEKLSKIKKFL encoded by the coding sequence ATGATTCTTATCCCTGCTCCAAAAAAATTAAAAATAAACCAAGGAGAATTCAATTTTCCAAATAAACTTTTCATATCTATTCCTACAAAGTCATTACTTGCAAGTGCAAAAATGCTAAAAAAAGAACTTGAAAATATTGGTATTGAAGCATTCATCAGCCTTCATAATGGTGAAAAAACAGTTATTGAAAGTAAAATAAACCGCTCAAAAGTAAAAAAACATTCTGGATATATATTAACAATTTCAAATAAAAATATAGAAATAACGGCAAATAATGTAGCTGGTATCCATTATGCCTTTATGACGTTAATCCAAATTATCAAAAATTTTGGTCTAAAAATTCCTCAACTTGATATTTTCGATTTTCCTAGCATAAAAAATAGAGGATATTTGTTAGATATTAGTAGAGACAAAGTCCCAAAACTTGAGACACTATTTTACATTGTCGATTTACTATCTCAACTTAAATTCAATCAACTACAACTTTATGTTGAACATACCTTTTCATACCAAAACCATGAAAAGGTTTGGAAAGACTATTCTCCACTAAGTGGAGAAGATATTATTCTTCTTGATAATTACTGCAAAGAAAGATTTATAGAACTTATACCAAATCAGGCTTCTTTTGGACATATGGAAAAATGGCTAATACACAATGAATATAGTTATCTAGCTGAAACTTTTGAATTTGATACACCTTGGGAAGAACACTACAATACACCATTTTCTCTCTCACCAGTTATTGAAGATTCTATAAAATTTCTGGATAACTTATATAAAGAGCTACTTCCTCATTTTTCAAGTAAATATTTCAATATAAATGCTGATGAAACATTTGATTTGTGTCAAGGAAAATCCAAAAAATTGTGTGAAAAGGTTGGAAAAGGTAAAGTTTATCTTGACTTCATTCTTAAAATTTATAATTTACTTAAAAAATATAACAAAAAAATGATGATGTGGGCAGATATAATCAAAAATTATCCAGAGCTTGTAAATGAAATTCCAAATGATATCACTTTTTTAATATGGGGATATGAAAAAAATCATCCATTCGAAGATGAATGCAAATTGTTTAAAAATAGAAAATTTTATGTATGTCCAGGGACATCATCATGGAATTCATTAGTTGGTAGATTAGAAAATTCTATTTTAAACATTAAAAATGCAGCTAAAAACGCCGTAAAATTTAAAGCTTCTGGTTTACTTTTAACTGATTGGGGAGACAATGGCCACTGGCAACATTTCCCAATATCATTCCCAGCAATATTTTATTCAGCAGGAGTTTTTTGGGGATTTGAAGAAAACAAAGACGTTAACATAGAAAATGCCATTAGCCTGTATTTTGAAAAAGAGGTGGCCGATATTTTAACTGCAATAGGCAACGCATATAAATTAACAGGTATTGACTTTCCTAATTCTGCGCTTTTTGCACTTGTATATATATACCCAGATAAAATAAATAAAGAGTTTCTTGAAAAAATAAGCATAGAAAATTTAATATTAACAAAACAATTTTTGGAAGAACAATTGCAAAAGGCAAGTAAAATAAACGACTCATTAATAAAAGAAGAAATTAAAAACAATATTGAAGTTTCAATTTTAGCAACTGAACTTCTTATTTCCACGAAAAAAGCTAATGTTAGCAGTATTTCCAAGCTGCCTAGTGTTACAAAAGAAGAATTTTCAATTAGATTAGAAAAACTTATTGAAAATTATAAAAAAATATGGCTTTCCAGAAATAGATCCGGTGGGCTCAAATTCAGCATTGAAAAATTGAGCAAAATAAAGAAATTTTTATAG
- the epsC gene encoding serine O-acetyltransferase EpsC, which yields MRKFFKDLKNTFIAIKKDKEELLKKDPSIENSYQVLFHVGFISLTFYRISHLFYINNLKFISFLIHFLSRILFSIDIHPAAKIEPGVVIDHGIGTVIGSTASVGEGTIIYHGVTLGARNIQKGKRHPDIEKNVLIGAGAKILGPVKIGNNAKIGANSVVLEDIPENSVFVGIPAKNINEIKKEEIEWII from the coding sequence GTGCGTAAATTTTTTAAAGACTTAAAAAATACTTTTATTGCTATCAAAAAAGATAAGGAAGAATTACTAAAAAAAGATCCTTCCATTGAAAATTCATATCAAGTTCTATTCCATGTTGGATTTATTTCCTTAACATTTTATAGAATATCCCACCTATTTTACATTAACAACCTTAAGTTCATATCATTTTTGATTCACTTTCTATCAAGAATATTATTTTCAATCGATATTCATCCTGCGGCTAAAATTGAACCAGGGGTAGTTATTGATCATGGAATAGGAACTGTAATAGGCTCTACTGCATCAGTTGGTGAAGGTACAATAATTTATCACGGAGTTACTTTAGGGGCAAGAAACATTCAAAAAGGAAAAAGACATCCAGATATTGAAAAAAACGTACTAATAGGTGCCGGAGCAAAAATTCTAGGACCAGTTAAAATAGGAAATAATGCAAAAATAGGTGCAAACTCAGTAGTTTTAGAAGACATCCCAGAAAATTCTGTATTTGTTGGAATTCCAGCAAAAAATATAAATGAAATAAAAAAAGAAGAAATAGAATGGATAATATAA
- a CDS encoding PLP-dependent cysteine synthase family protein — translation MIGNTPIYFIEELGIYAKFERNNPSGSVKDRAAYFMIKAAINNDSIKNGIIVEPTSGNTGISLSWIGKKLGLKTILTMPESMSKERIEIMNAFGADVILTPADKGMKGAIEKAREIVIEKDAFMPNQFENPFNVLAHELTTGPEILRQTNFELDVFIAGVGTGGTISGVGRVLKKFFNKKVKIVAVEPENSAVLSGKNPGKHKIQGIGAGFIPKTLDKTVIDEIETVKDEEVLDMFVYLNKKLGLNVGISAAANALVATKYKNFGKVLTVFPDDVTKYMSILDSI, via the coding sequence ATGATTGGAAATACTCCAATATACTTTATTGAAGAATTAGGGATATATGCAAAATTTGAACGAAACAATCCTTCAGGCAGTGTAAAGGATCGTGCAGCTTATTTTATGATCAAAGCCGCTATTAACAACGACTCAATTAAAAATGGAATTATTGTAGAGCCAACTAGCGGCAATACAGGAATCTCACTTTCATGGATTGGTAAAAAATTGGGTCTTAAAACAATCTTAACAATGCCTGAAAGTATGAGTAAAGAAAGAATTGAAATTATGAATGCATTTGGTGCTGATGTGATATTAACTCCTGCAGATAAGGGAATGAAAGGTGCAATTGAAAAAGCAAGAGAAATAGTTATCGAAAAAGATGCTTTTATGCCAAATCAATTTGAAAACCCATTCAATGTCTTAGCTCACGAGCTTACAACTGGACCCGAAATACTAAGGCAAACCAATTTTGAACTAGATGTTTTTATTGCAGGAGTTGGAACGGGTGGGACAATTAGTGGTGTTGGTAGAGTTTTAAAAAAATTCTTTAACAAAAAAGTTAAAATTGTAGCTGTCGAACCTGAAAATTCAGCTGTTTTATCAGGAAAAAATCCTGGAAAACATAAAATCCAAGGTATTGGTGCAGGATTCATTCCAAAAACTTTGGATAAAACAGTTATCGATGAAATAGAAACTGTTAAAGATGAGGAAGTCCTGGATATGTTTGTATATCTCAACAAAAAGCTTGGCCTTAACGTTGGAATTTCAGCTGCAGCAAACGCGCTTGTTGCTACTAAATACAAAAATTTTGGAAAAGTCTTAACCGTTTTTCCCGATGATGTTACCAAATACATGTCAATTTTAGATTCGATTTAA
- the purE gene encoding 5-(carboxyamino)imidazole ribonucleotide mutase, protein MVSIIAGSKSDSNIVEKAEKVLEEFSVPYETKYLSAHRTPDLLDEYIKNCEQKGTKVFIAIAGGAAHLPGVIASKTLKPVIGVPVKSNDLGGLDSLLSIVQMPNDIPVATVGIDRGKNAALLAIEILALSDESLSKKLKDYRSKLVGKYL, encoded by the coding sequence TTGGTAAGTATTATTGCAGGTAGCAAAAGTGATTCAAACATAGTAGAAAAAGCAGAAAAAGTCCTAGAAGAATTTTCAGTACCTTATGAAACAAAATATCTTTCAGCGCACAGAACTCCAGATTTATTAGATGAATACATTAAAAACTGTGAACAAAAAGGTACTAAGGTATTTATTGCAATCGCAGGTGGAGCAGCCCATCTTCCAGGTGTAATTGCTTCAAAGACATTAAAACCAGTCATTGGGGTACCAGTAAAATCTAACGATTTAGGGGGATTAGATTCTTTATTATCTATAGTTCAAATGCCAAATGACATCCCAGTTGCTACCGTGGGGATCGATAGGGGGAAAAATGCCGCATTACTTGCAATTGAAATACTTGCGTTAAGCGATGAAAGTTTATCAAAAAAACTAAAAGACTACCGCTCAAAGCTTGTGGGGAAGTATCTTTAA
- a CDS encoding phosphoribosylaminoimidazolesuccinocarboxamide synthase, producing MEGKTKIVEDFGNYVILNFKDDITAGDGEKHNVLEGKGAICAEITAISMKYLNSRGIYTQFLDFITPNKIKAVSLKMLPLEVVVRLKKAGSFIRRYGGNEGEEFKEPLVEFFIKDDERHDPMVCKNHLVLFGICNEKQAEEIEKSAKKTAIELKKFFEKLGFDLWDMKFEYGIDNEGKVCLGDEISPDTLRLRKKDGIFDKDVYRKDLGDPLEKYREVLSACRNLNLL from the coding sequence ATGGAAGGAAAAACAAAGATTGTTGAAGATTTTGGAAATTACGTTATTTTAAATTTTAAAGACGATATTACTGCTGGGGATGGGGAAAAACATAACGTTTTAGAAGGAAAAGGTGCAATTTGTGCAGAAATTACTGCCATTTCAATGAAATATTTAAACTCAAGGGGGATATATACACAATTTTTAGATTTCATTACACCTAACAAAATAAAAGCAGTATCATTAAAAATGTTACCACTTGAAGTTGTAGTAAGGTTAAAAAAAGCGGGATCTTTTATAAGAAGATATGGTGGTAATGAGGGAGAAGAATTTAAAGAACCTCTTGTTGAATTTTTTATAAAAGATGATGAAAGGCATGACCCTATGGTATGTAAAAATCATCTTGTATTATTTGGGATATGCAACGAAAAACAAGCAGAAGAAATTGAAAAAAGTGCTAAAAAAACCGCAATTGAGCTTAAAAAATTTTTTGAAAAACTTGGATTTGATCTTTGGGATATGAAGTTTGAATATGGAATTGACAATGAAGGAAAAGTCTGTTTAGGTGATGAAATTTCACCTGATACCCTGAGACTTAGAAAAAAAGATGGTATATTTGATAAGGATGTATATAGAAAAGATTTAGGAGATCCACTTGAAAAATATAGGGAGGTTCTCTCAGCATGCAGAAATTTAAATTTGTTGTAG
- the purS gene encoding phosphoribosylformylglycinamidine synthase subunit PurS: MQKFKFVVDIQYKSNVRDPRGETIARVLREESNIPIESIRIGKSIHGEVQAESKEEAEKLVIKACEELLVNPVTEEFKVEIK, translated from the coding sequence ATGCAGAAATTTAAATTTGTTGTAGATATTCAATACAAAAGCAACGTAAGAGATCCAAGAGGAGAAACTATTGCAAGAGTTTTAAGAGAAGAAAGTAACATTCCAATAGAAAGCATACGAATTGGTAAATCCATACATGGGGAAGTTCAAGCCGAAAGCAAAGAAGAAGCAGAAAAATTAGTTATAAAAGCTTGTGAAGAATTACTGGTTAACCCTGTTACAGAGGAGTTTAAGGTGGAGATAAAATGA